The segment ATAGAGATATTTCAACACCGCCCAAGCACCATGATCAAAACCACGCGTTGGATTTAGCTCAACATTTTCTGGCTGTAATAATGACTGCACTTGCTTTGCTAACTCAGGCGAACCGGGCGCAGGATATTGCACTTGGCTGAGTTCATCAGGAAAACCGTAGAAATCGTAAATCATTTCAGGGTGTTCACCTGATGTCACCTGCAAACGGCTGCTGTACCAATGCGCTGAAATCATCAAAATGGCTTTGGGTTTTGGAAAGTTTTGTGTAATTAGGCTGAAATTCTGATTGAACGGGTTTTCTTTATCTAACACGTTCATCGGGCTACCATGCCCAACAAACAATACAGGCATTTTTTTCATTATTTTCTCCTCAATATTTGATGGGGCAGATTGTACGGTTAAATCTTTGTGTGAAAAATACTACTTTATGAACAACATCTTTTACTAATCAGAAATAATGAATAATGAGGTTTAGATAGATTGATGTGTTAAATAAGGTAAATATTACAAAGTGGGGTTAAATTTTACGAAAATTTTACTTAAAATTTACTTCATTTACAGTTTATTATCTTTATATTTAGGCGTATGATGACTATTAGTTTTACATATCCCCTAAATTTATTTAGGTAAATATATTATTTCTATTTAATAGGAGATTGAATAATGAAAAAATTATTCACAGCAGTACTTTCTGCGGCAGCCATTGCTGTGCCGTTTTTTGCTTCTGCGAATACTTCGCCACAAACAGAACAAAGTGCAGTACAACCGGAAAAAGCAAAAGGTGTTTGGATTGATGTGCGTTCAGCCGAGGAATTTAACGCAGGTCATTTACAAGATGCGGTGAATATTCCACACGATAAAATCATTGAAGGCGTTAAAGCGATTGGCTCAGATAAAGATGCACCGATCAACCTTTACTGTCGTAGCGGTCGCCGTGCCGAAGCCGCACTCACTGAGTTGAAAAATGCAGGCTATACCAATGTAATCAACCATGGCGGTTATGAAGATTTGGTTAAAAAAGGTTTGAAATAAACAACATATTATTTAAAGCAAAGATCCCCTAGATTCAGAATTTAGGGGATTTTTATTATAAAGAGCGGTTAAATTTTTAGGTGTTTTTGTAAATTCTCTTCAATTGTTCTTTTATATCAGCTTAATTTTAATTGTTTCCTTTTGGTAAAATATTCTTCAATTAAAGTCATCTTTATCTCTTATTTTTGAACCATATAATACTCTCGCATTGGCAGAACGATAGGTTCTACAAATTAACAAAGGAGTTTTATATGAAAAAAGTTGCAAATGTTTTTACTGCCCCAGCAAAACATTGGGTAGGAAATGGCTTTCATGTCGCCTCGATGTTTAGTTATCACGATAAAGATAAAAATCTCGATCCATTTCTTTTAATGGATTACAACGAACCCAAATTTTTCCAAGGTGGTCGTCGCGATGATTCTAAATTTGCTTTACGTGGTGTCGGTGAACATCCTCACAGAGGTTTTGAAACGGTGACTATTGCTTATCAAGGTGAAGTATCGCATCGAGATTCACATGGCGGTGGTGGTACTATTGGTGCGGGTGATGTTCAGTGGATGACAGCCGGTTCTGGCGTGATGCATGAGGAAATGCACTCTGAAAAATTTGCTAAAGAAGGCGGTTTGTTCGAGATGGTGCAGTTATGGGTCAATTTGCCGGCAAAAGATAAAATGACAACGCCTAAATATCAAGCGATTAAAGCTGAAAATATTCCGGTCGTGGCATTACCGAATAATGCAGGTTCAGTCAGAGTTATCGCTGGCGAATTACTCGATACGAAAGGCCCTGCGGATACATTCAGCTCAATTAATATGTGGGATACCACAATGAATGCGAATGTTGCCTATATGTTCAGCGTGCCAGCAAGTCACAATGTGATTATCCTTGTATTAGATGGCACGATCCAAGTCAGTGGCAACGTAATTGCTCGGCGAGGTGAATTGGTTACCTTTGAGCGTGGTGCTGCAGATGTGTTGATAGAATCCAATAATACTGCAAAATTATTGATTCTCACTGGGGAGCCTCTCAATGAGCTTGTTGTAGGATATGGCCCATTTGTTATGAATAGTCACGAAGAAATCCTTCAAGCTATTCATGATGTGCAATCAGGTAAATTTGGAAACTTAACCTAAAATAAAGCCACTCGAAAGAGTGGCTTTTACATTTATAAATGATGTTTTATAGCTATGCTCTATTTTTGAGTTTCAAATGTAATATGGATCTGTCAAAATTGACAACTCCATAAATTATAAATAATATTCTTATTCTTTGTTTAATCTAACAAGAAAATGCTTAAATTGTTCTTCGTCGTTATCCAACTTTCCGAAAAAAAACTCATCAATTTGCTCAATTAACGGAACAGCTGTTTGTAATATTTCTTCTCCTTTTTTGTTTAAAATAACAACTTTTGCTCTCGTATCTCTTGAATGTTCTTTTCTTTTCACAAAATCATGTTTTTCCAATAAACTCAATATTTGAGATACCGTCATGACATCTATTTCTGAGAGTTTTGAAATCATAATTTGTGTAACTTCATTGTCATTTTGCGATAGATAAGCAAGAGAAGCTAAAACAACAAATTGAGGGTGTGTCAAATTTATTTTCTTTAACTCTTTTTTTATCATAAGATGCCATTTATTGTACACCCTCATGAACAACAATCCTGTTGATTTTTCTGAATTGTCTTTATATTTTGATGTAAACAAACAGCAATCACCTTATTTTTCCAAACGATTTTTTAGAATAAATATAGACTGAGGAACATCTGAAAAAACTTGTTTTAAAAATTCCAAATGTTGCTCATCTTCACTATCTAAAATCACAGTGTGTTTTATATTCACGCTTCCGTCATTATTATCAATTATTTGATGACCGAAAAGAATATCTCCGAAAGGAGTTTCTGTTTTATCCCAGAATTCTTCAAAAGGTTTTACAAGAGTAAGCTGATATTCCATAGGAGGCATTCCTTCAAGCTCCATAGTTCCGCATGAACCAGTTTCAAATTTACCTTTCAATGTAATGTTTTTTAAATCTTCTTCCCAATTATACCATTTTTCAATATTTGCATAGTACTCCCATGCATCTTCTTTTGTAGCTTTGATTTTCAAACTAAAACTAAATTCCATTGTAATTCCCCCTTTGATCATATGCGTGCTTATTATAAGTCAACTTACAATGTTGTCAACAAAATTTATACCTGGGATATTATTCTTTAGTTTTTCCAAATGACAGAATAATTTTTCTTAATCTTTTAAGTTAACTCCTACAGACCATGCACAACTATTCTTTTCCCCCGATAGCGCAAATATCCACGTTTGGGCCTATTTTTCTAAGGATTAATCAATAAGCAAATGGCCTTACAAGCTCTTTTTGAGAGAGATTGGCAAAAATCCCATTATTTCAGTGCTAATGAAATTCCAAGGCAGACCTACACGTTGATGCTGTTATAGTATCGGTGATTGCGTAATTGCTTCCTAAAATTCTCTATTTTCTTATCACGATAAAAAGTGCGGTTAAAACTTACGATATTCAAGTTGGAAAAACTCACAGAAAAATGACCGCACTTTTATGCTAAAAATGCCCCGACTTTATGTTATAAAAAAAGGTCTGACATAACTTCAGACCCTTCATCATGTTTAAATTATATGTAACTCAGAATGGTTGTTTCTATATAAGGAAAGAATGAAAAATAAAACTCTAATTATTTCAACTTGTTGCAATCAAATATTGATGACTTCCTTAAAAATACGTAAAAATAACCCTGATAACAGAGTAATTATATCATTATATTTTACAATATTAACGTAAAATTTTTACACATTGCTTTCAAGAGCCAACCATTTATGTTCTCTGTTTTACTTTTTGAAAATAAAAACAGAGGACTTCTATACTTTGGTGTAAATAATTCTCTTGAATAAATTTCTGTTCTATAGCTATGCTCTATTTTTGAGTTTCAAATGTAGTATGGAGCTATCAAAATTGACAACTCCATAAATAATATTCTTATTATTTGTTTAATCTAACAAGAAAATGCTTAAATTGTTCTTCTTCGTTATTCAACTTTCGAAAAATAACTCATCAATTTGCTCAATTAACGGAACAGCTGTTTGTAATATTTTTTCTCCTTTTGAGACCTTTGCAAAATCCCCCCAAAATCCCCTAAATTCCCACCAAGACATTTAGGGGATTTTTCATGAGCACCTTCTTCCAACAAACCGCCCAAGCCATGATTGCCAAACACATCGACCGCTTCCCGCTATTGAAGTTGGATCAAGTGATTGATTGGCAGCCGATCGAACAGTACCTGAATCGTCAAAGAACCCGTTACCTTAGAGACCACCGCGGCCGTCCAGCCTATCCCTTGCTGTCCATGTTCAAAGCCGTCCTGCTCGGACAATGGCACAGCCTCTCCGATCCCGAACTCGAACACAGCCTCATTACCCGCATCGACTTCAACCTGTTTTGCCGTTTCGACGAGTTGAGCATCCCCGATTACAGCACCTTATGCCGCTACCGCAACTGGCGGCGCAAGACGACGCCCTGTCCGAATTGCTGCAACTGATTAACCGCCAACTGACCGAAAAAGGCCTAAAAGTAGAGAAAGCATCCGCCGCCGTCATTGACGCCACCATTATTCAAACCGCCGGCGGCAAACCGCGTCAAGCCATAGAAGTCGATGACGAAGGACAAGTCAGCGGTCAAACCACACCGAGTAAAGACAAAGATGCCCGTTGGACAAAGAAAAACGGTTTATACAGACTCGGTTACAAACAACATACCCGCACCGATTCTGAAATCGCTTTCAGATGGCATTTCCGTATCAAGTGCGGTCGTTGTACAACTAGTTTTTTAGCAGCCCGCGAACAAATCGTTCAGCCCTTCGGCGATGGTCGGGTGGGTGAAGATTTGGTTTTTGACATAGCGGGCAGGGACGCGGAAATCGATTGCCATTTTAAACAGGTTGATGATTTCGTGCGCTTCGGCGCAGAACAGGGTTACGCCGAGGATTTCGCCGCTGTGCGCGTCTACCACGGCTTTGAGCAGGCCGTCGGTTTGGTTGAGGATTTTGGCTTTCGGAATCGCGTCGGCTTTCAGTTTCAACACTTTCACCTCGCGCCCCGATTGCTGCGCGTCGGTTTCGGTTAAGCCGATATGGGCGAGTGGCGGCTCGGTAAAGGTGGCGGTCGGGAACGGGGTGCGGTCGGCGCGGTTGCGTTTGCCGTCGCCGAAAAGCTGTTCGCGCACGATGCGGTAGTCGTCGAGCGAGATGTAGGTGAACATCGGGCTGCCCGCCACGTCGCCCATCGCCCAGATGTGGTTTTTGCCTTGCACGCGCAGATGGTCGTCAACGAGGATGAAGCCGCGCGGGTCGGTTTCGATGTCCGCGTTTGCCAAGCCCAATCCTTGCGTGTTCGGCACGCGGCCTACGCCCACCAGCACCGCGTCGGCGGTAAATTCGCCTTGCGAGGTGATGACGCTGGTGTCCGCCGTATTGTCGCGGAACGCTTCAATTTTCACGCCTTGCAACACCTTGATGCCTTTGCTGTTTAATACGCGCAGCATTTCTTCGGCGATGTCGCGATCTTCACGCGGCAGGAAGCGGTCGCCGCCGTCGAGAATGGTGATTTCGCTGCCGAAAGCGTGGAACATAAAGGCAAATTCCAAGCCGATGTAGCCGCCGCCGATGATGACGAGGCGGCGCGGGCGTTCGTTCAGCGCGAGCACACCGGTGCTGTCCAGTACGCGCGGGCTGTCTTCGCCCGCCACGCCCAGGCGGCGCGGGGTGGCACCGGTGTTGATGAAAATGCGTTCGGCGGTAAGGGTTTGCTCGCCGCCGTCTGGGTCAGTCAGTTTGACCGTGCGATCATCGAGAAACTCAGCGCGCGCGTTGAGCACGGTTACGCCGTCCAGATTGTCCAGTTTGGCGAAATTGGCGGCGCGCAATTTCGGAATCAGGGTGTTTTTCGCGTTCATCGCCGCCGCAAACACAGCCGCTTTGTCGGCGTTATGCCCGCGCTGCTCGCTCTCGACAATCAGTTTTTTGCTGGGAATACAGCCGATGTTGATGCAAGTGCCGCCGTACATCTGCGCCGACTGTTCCGCCAGCACGACCTGTTGCCCGTGTTTCGCCAAATCCGCCGCCAGCGTTTTGCCCGCTTTGCCAAAGCCGATAATAAGATTTTGTGTGTGCATAATTTGTCTCCGTGAAATGATGGATTGCGCACCAATTATAGACCTTATCGATTTGTTTTTACATAAGACCCTTGCAAAATCCCCCAAAAATCCCCCAAAAATCCCCTAAATTCCCACTAAGACATTTAGGGGATTTTTCATGACTACCTTCTTCCAGCAGACCGCCCAAGCCATGATTGCCAAACACATCGACCGCTTCCCACTATTGAAGTTGGATCAGGTGATTGATTGGCAACCGATCGAACAGTACCTGAATCGTCAAAAAAACCGTTACCTTCGAGACCACCGCGGTCGTCCCGCCTATCCACTGCTATCCATGTTCAAAGCCGTCCTGCTCGGACAATGGCACAGCCTCTCCGATCCCGAACTCGAACACAGCCTCATTACCCGCATCGACTTCAACCTGTTTTGCCGTTTCGACGAACTGAGCATCCCCGATTACAGCACCTTATGCCGCTACCGTAACTGGGTGGCGCAAGACGACACCCTGTCCGAATTGCTGGTTGCCCCGCCTTTTCCGCCCACGCCGCGCCTGCTTACACGCCTGCGCCCAATCAGGTCAAACAAGTCAAAACCCAAGCTCCGGGCTATTTTCGCCAAATGGTCGGCGATTTTGAAGTAACCGCGCTGTATGACGGATTTTTGTCTACCGACCCCAAATTGTTCCAACCATACAGCCAACGCTCGCTTGATGATTTGAACAAAATACTAAACAACAATTTCCGCTTACGCGAAGCAGACGGCGGCGTGAATACCGCTGTGATTGGTTTTTTAGTGAACACGGGTAACAATTTGATTTTGCTGGATGTCGGTGTGGGCGGCGTGGACATCATGGGCAAAAACGCAGGACGACTGGTGGACAGCCTAAAAGCCGCAGGTTATCGCCCCGAGCAAATCGATTTGCTGATTCCGACCCATATGCACTTTGACCACATCAGCGGACTTACGCGCAACGGCAAACGCGTTTTCCCAAACGCCACGTTGCTATTGGCGGAGCAAGAAAAAGGCTTTTGGCTGGATAAAAACATCAACGAATTGCCCGAACCTGTACGCGGCTTGGCAACGCTGGCGCGTGAAGCCGTAGCGCCTTATGCCAAAGCAGGTAAAGTGCGTTTTTATCAGAGTGGCGAAGAAGTCGTACCCGGAATGCGCTCGCGCCCCAGCCCCGGTCATACGCCTGGGCACAATGGCATCGAGTTCACTTCAAAAGGACAAACCATGCTGGTGTGGGGCGATTTGATGCACAACCACACACTGCAAATGCTTGATCCCGAAATCGCCATTGAGTTTGACAGCGACCCCAAACAGGCACGCGCCAGCCGCCAAGCCGCGCTCAAAGATGCCGCCACACGTAAAATCTGGATAGCTGGCGCACATATGCTCTTCCCCGGCATCGGACACATCCGTGCGGAAAGCAACGGCAGCTATACTTGGGTACCGGTGGAATATACCCCGATCGAAATCGACGGCAAAGTGCAATAAATTAACAAAAACCGACCGCACTCTTCTTAGAGGAAGCCGTCAAATGACGACTTTTTTGTGTTACGGCGATTTTTCTTTATAATACGAAAAATTTTTATGAATTAACAAAGGCAGGAATTATGGCAGTAGAAGCAGCTGACGGCGATTTATTGCACGTGGTGGTGTTATTGGGGGCGGCGGTAGTTGCCGTGCCGTTATTTAAACGTTTAGGTCTAGGCTCGATTCTGGGTTATTTGGCTGCGGGGCTGGTTATCGGACCCTTCGGATTAAAGCTCATTACCGATTCCCACGCTATTTTGCATATTGCGGAATTCGGCGTGGTGATGTTTCTGTTTTTGATCGGGCTGGAAATGAAGCCGTCGCATTTATGGAAATTGCGTAATCAGATTTTCGGCTTGGGTACCCTGCAGGTGACGATTTCCAGTCTGTTCCTTACCCTAATCGGGCTGGCTTACGGTTTTTCTTTTGTGATGTCGTTTATTTCGGCGGTAGGTTTTACACTCACCTCCACCGCAATGGTCATGCAGATTATGGACGAACGTCATGAAATCAGCACACCGCAAGGTCAGCGCATTGTCTCCATTTTGCTGTTTGAAGATTTGCTGATTGTGCCCATGCTGGCGATTGTAGCATTTCTAGCACCCGATAATCCCAATGCCGTTGCCGATGCCGTACCGCTATGGCAGAAAATCGGTGTTGCCGCGCTTTCTTTGGCAGCGTTGATTGCGACAGGTATTTGGCTGCTTAATCCCCTGTTTAAAATTCTGGCAAAATCCAAAGCACGCGAGGTGATGACTGCCGCCGCGCTGCTGGTGGTACTCGGTGCGGCTTATTTAATGGAGCTGGGCGGTCTGTCTATGGCGATGGGTGCGTTTCTGGCGGGAGTGCTGCTGTCGGAATCCGACTTCCGTCATCAGCTTGAAGCGGATATCGAACCGTTCCGAGGCCTTTTGCTCGGGCTGTTTTTCTTAGCTGTCGGGATGTCGCTGGATGTGGCAACGGTGTTCAATAACTGGAAGGTAATTCTTTCCGCCACTGTACTGATGATTATCTTGAAATGCCTTGCCATTTATGGAGTGGCGCGTTTTGCCAAAGCAAGCCATCACACCGCGATACACCGCGCCGTACTGATGTCGCAGGGCGGTGAATTCGCCTTCGTATTACTCGCCTCCGCTGCCGCACAACAGGCGATTAATGCGGAAGTGCTAGCGAATATGACGGCAATCGTGGTGCTCTCCATGATTACGACACCCTTCAGCGTTATGCTGTTCGACCGCTGTTTCAAAGAACCCCGCGCAGCTGCGGCAGTGGACGATGTGGAAGAACATGCGGGCGAACTCAACGGCAACGTGCTGATTATCGGATTCGGGCGCATGGGGCAGGTGGTCAGCCAAATGCCGCTAGCCTACGGTGCCACCATTTCCATTCTGGACAACGATCCCGACATCATCAACGTCGCACGCGAATACGGTTTCAAAGTCTATTACGGCGACGCCACCCGCGCCGACGTGCTGCATGCCAGCGGCGTGGAACACACCGACATCGTAGCGGTATGCGTGGACGACGGAGAAAGTGCGGTCAGAATTGTGGAAAATATTCATCATATCAACCCGAACGCCAAGGTGTTCGTGCGCGCCTGGGACAGACGCAATGCGCTGGCCCTAGTGAAAGCGGAAGCGGATTTCGTAGTGCGCGAAACCTTCTATTCTTCCATGAAAATGGGCGATGAAATCGTCAAGGCATTGGGTGCTAGCGTGCAGGAATTACGTGCCGTACACAACAAAGTACGCGACGCCGACAAAGAACGCTTCGCTTTGGAAATTGCCGGCAAGGAATTTGAAGGGCGCAGATTACTGTTGGGGAATATAAAGAAAAATTCGTAAAATAGAGCGCACTTTTGTAGCTACAAGCGATGGAATTTAAGCGAAAAATTGCAAAACACCGCACTTTTTACGCCCGGCGGCCTATTTCGAGCTGATTAAAGTGAGTGCGCAAA is part of the Haemophilus parainfluenzae ATCC 33392 genome and harbors:
- a CDS encoding polyketide cyclase, coding for MEFSFSLKIKATKEDAWEYYANIEKWYNWEEDLKNITLKGKFETGSCGTMELEGMPPMEYQLTLVKPFEEFWDKTETPFGDILFGHQIIDNNDGSVNIKHTVILDSEDEQHLEFLKQVFSDVPQSIFILKNRLEK
- a CDS encoding MBL fold metallo-hydrolase; its protein translation is MVGDFEVTALYDGFLSTDPKLFQPYSQRSLDDLNKILNNNFRLREADGGVNTAVIGFLVNTGNNLILLDVGVGGVDIMGKNAGRLVDSLKAAGYRPEQIDLLIPTHMHFDHISGLTRNGKRVFPNATLLLAEQEKGFWLDKNINELPEPVRGLATLAREAVAPYAKAGKVRFYQSGEEVVPGMRSRPSPGHTPGHNGIEFTSKGQTMLVWGDLMHNHTLQMLDPEIAIEFDSDPKQARASRQAALKDAATRKIWIAGAHMLFPGIGHIRAESNGSYTWVPVEYTPIEIDGKVQ
- a CDS encoding MarR family winged helix-turn-helix transcriptional regulator; translation: MFTSKYKDNSEKSTGLLFMRVYNKWHLMIKKELKKINLTHPQFVVLASLAYLSQNDNEVTQIMISKLSEIDVMTVSQILSLLEKHDFVKRKEHSRDTRAKVVILNKKGEEILQTAVPLIEQIDEFFFGKLDNDEEQFKHFLVRLNKE
- a CDS encoding pirin family protein; this translates as MKKVANVFTAPAKHWVGNGFHVASMFSYHDKDKNLDPFLLMDYNEPKFFQGGRRDDSKFALRGVGEHPHRGFETVTIAYQGEVSHRDSHGGGGTIGAGDVQWMTAGSGVMHEEMHSEKFAKEGGLFEMVQLWVNLPAKDKMTTPKYQAIKAENIPVVALPNNAGSVRVIAGELLDTKGPADTFSSINMWDTTMNANVAYMFSVPASHNVIILVLDGTIQVSGNVIARRGELVTFERGAADVLIESNNTAKLLILTGEPLNELVVGYGPFVMNSHEEILQAIHDVQSGKFGNLT
- a CDS encoding rhodanese-like domain-containing protein yields the protein MKKLFTAVLSAAAIAVPFFASANTSPQTEQSAVQPEKAKGVWIDVRSAEEFNAGHLQDAVNIPHDKIIEGVKAIGSDKDAPINLYCRSGRRAEAALTELKNAGYTNVINHGGYEDLVKKGLK
- a CDS encoding FAD-dependent oxidoreductase, which translates into the protein MHTQNLIIGFGKAGKTLAADLAKHGQQVVLAEQSAQMYGGTCINIGCIPSKKLIVESEQRGHNADKAAVFAAAMNAKNTLIPKLRAANFAKLDNLDGVTVLNARAEFLDDRTVKLTDPDGGEQTLTAERIFINTGATPRRLGVAGEDSPRVLDSTGVLALNERPRRLVIIGGGYIGLEFAFMFHAFGSEITILDGGDRFLPREDRDIAEEMLRVLNSKGIKVLQGVKIEAFRDNTADTSVITSQGEFTADAVLVGVGRVPNTQGLGLANADIETDPRGFILVDDHLRVQGKNHIWAMGDVAGSPMFTYISLDDYRIVREQLFGDGKRNRADRTPFPTATFTEPPLAHIGLTETDAQQSGREVKVLKLKADAIPKAKILNQTDGLLKAVVDAHSGEILGVTLFCAEAHEIINLFKMAIDFRVPARYVKNQIFTHPTIAEGLNDLFAGC
- a CDS encoding monovalent cation:proton antiporter-2 (CPA2) family protein produces the protein MAVEAADGDLLHVVVLLGAAVVAVPLFKRLGLGSILGYLAAGLVIGPFGLKLITDSHAILHIAEFGVVMFLFLIGLEMKPSHLWKLRNQIFGLGTLQVTISSLFLTLIGLAYGFSFVMSFISAVGFTLTSTAMVMQIMDERHEISTPQGQRIVSILLFEDLLIVPMLAIVAFLAPDNPNAVADAVPLWQKIGVAALSLAALIATGIWLLNPLFKILAKSKAREVMTAAALLVVLGAAYLMELGGLSMAMGAFLAGVLLSESDFRHQLEADIEPFRGLLLGLFFLAVGMSLDVATVFNNWKVILSATVLMIILKCLAIYGVARFAKASHHTAIHRAVLMSQGGEFAFVLLASAAAQQAINAEVLANMTAIVVLSMITTPFSVMLFDRCFKEPRAAAAVDDVEEHAGELNGNVLIIGFGRMGQVVSQMPLAYGATISILDNDPDIINVAREYGFKVYYGDATRADVLHASGVEHTDIVAVCVDDGESAVRIVENIHHINPNAKVFVRAWDRRNALALVKAEADFVVRETFYSSMKMGDEIVKALGASVQELRAVHNKVRDADKERFALEIAGKEFEGRRLLLGNIKKNS